CCTCAAGATATTTTTCCGTAAGATCGTCATCCACTTCGGCAACCTTTTCAAGGAGATTCGCGCGCGCTTCTTCCGCTTCCGCCTTCATATTATCAGGGATATCGCTTACCTCAATTTTTTCTCCGTGACCACCCGAAAAGCGTACCGCCTTCATACGTACAAGATCGATAACTCCCTCAAAATCTGCCTCAAGCCCCATAGGAAGCATGGCGGGAATAGCGTTTGGCGTAAGACGTTCCAGAATAGACTGATAGCTCTGTACAAAATTCGCCCCCATACGATCAAGCTTGTTAATAAAACAAATACGAGGCACATGATATTTATCCGCCTGCCGCCACACGGTCTCCGACTGCGGCTCGACACCGGCTACTCCGTCGAAAACAACAACACCGCCATCCAAAACGCGAAGAGAGCGTTCCACCTCGGCGGTAAAGTCCACGTGTCCGGGAGTGTCGATAATATTAAAACGATACTCGCCACCATCCGGCGCATAGGTACGTTTCCAAAAACATGTTGTTGCCGCGGATGTAATAGTAATACCACGCTCCTGCTCCTGTTCCATCCAGTCCATAATCGCCGCTCCTTCATGAACTTCACCTATTTTATGAGAAACGCCCGTGTAAAACAAAACCCGTTCGGTTACGGTTGTTTTTCCGGCGTCGATATGAGCGATGATTCCAAAATCTCGCACTTTTTCCAATGGGTATTGTCGTGCCATAGTCTAAATCTATGAATTTTCTAATCTTAAAATAATGGTAAGTCTCAAGGGTTTCTTGTTTGGATGCAATGCGCGGCGCGAGCAAGGGGCGAAACGAGCCGTATCGTGAATACGGTGAGTAAGACACGAAGCGAAGCAACAAAGCAGGGCGCCAAACAAGGAAGCCGCCCTAAAACTTGAAGTGAGCAAAGGCCTTGTTCGCATCCGCCATACGATGAGTATCCTGTTTCTTTTTAATGGCGGTTCCCTCATTATTCGATGCCGCTATAATTTCTTCCGATAACCGCTGTGCCATCGGCATACCTTTTCGTGCACGTGCCGCCGAAATTACCCACCGCATAGCAAGTGCCATACGACGCGTACCCCGCACCTCCACAGGAACCTGGTAATTAGCACCTCCCACACGACGGGAACGCACTTCCACGTTCGGTGCCACATTATCAAGAGCCAGGTCAAAAACAGTTATAGGATTTTCTACCGATGCCTTTTTCCCAACAATATCAAGAGCATCATACACTACCTTTTCAGCCACTGTCTTTTTCCCATCCCACATAATCACGTTAATGAATCGGGCAAGCCGCTTGGATTCCCATTTTGTGTCCGGCGCAATATTTCGTGCGTAATTTCGTTTTCGTCTCATGGCTATTCCTTAGGTTTTTTAGCTCCATATTTACTGCGTCCGGTCTTACGCCCTTCCACACCTGACGTATCCAAAACTCCGCGCACCACATGATAACGTACGCCGGGAAGATCTTTTACCCGCCCACCGCGAAGCAATACAACGGAGTGCTCTTGCAGATTATGTCCGATACCGGGAATATACGCTGTTACCTCCATGCCGTTCGTAAGACGCACGCGCGCAATTTTACGAAGCGCCGAGTTTGGCTTTTTAGGTGTCATGGTACGAACCGCAACGCACACTCCCCGTTTAAACGGAGAAGCATAATCAACCGGCCTGCTCTTAAGCGTATTAAAACCGCGGCGCAATGCCGGCGTTTTTGCTTTTGCTTCCACTTTTTTTCGGCCCTTGCGAACCAGCTGATTAATCGTAGGCATAATACTCTATAATTCAAGCGATACAACCAAAATTAGCAGATAATGAAAGGCGTGTCAATAAAAAGCATTCGGCATTACGTATTTGCCGATCCGGGGATATACCCTAAAAGCTTGTTCCGGTGAACAATCGAAACAATATGCCTATTATGGGTAGGAGAAGATTGAAGAAGAAAAAGATAAAGATAAGAAGGAGAAAAAGGCCGTATCTCTCAAGAAATTCCTCTATGTAGCGCAGATGATATGGAAGTAAAGAAAAGAGAACTTTCGAGCCGTCCAACGGCGGAATTGGCACCAAATTAAATACGGCAAGAATAATATTAATAAGAACAACCAAAACAGCAACTTCGGTAAGAGCAATACTTATTTCCGCCGGGAAAAAACCACTCAGGCGAATAACTGAACCGAATATGAATGCGATAAAAATATTGGAAAGCGGTCCTGCCGCCGCAACCAGTCCGGGACCCCACTTCTGATCACGCAGATTGTACGGATTATACGGTACCGGCTTTGCCCAACCAAACATGAATCCGCCGAATAAAATGGTAGCGGCCGGAACCAACAAAGAACCCACTGGATCAAGATGATTAAGCGGATTTAACGTAAGACGACCGGCATATTTTGCCGTCTGATCTCCTAATATGTACGCCACAAACCCATGAGATACTTCATGCACCACCACGGACATAATCAATATGGCAATTTGAAATATAAAACCTATCACAGAATCGTCCATTCCCTCTTTCTACCATAAACTTGATTCAAGATAAATATTCTGGTATAAAAACGTGTATGACAAAGTCTTGCCTTATATGTGAAAAATCGTCCGTTATGGGCGGAAAACGCAAACTGCTCCGCGGACACTATAATCCCACTAAATGGGAGCGAAAATATCCCAATCTCCAGTGGGCAACGTTGCCGTCCGGCGAACGTGTAAAACTCTGTACACGCTGTATTAAGCGCGGAAAACATCTGGAACACGTGCAGTAAGCACTCGCTAGATAAAAATCCCTTCCAAAATTGGAGGGGGTTTTTATGCGTAATTCCATAGAAACATTACAACGTCGGACACGTTGGGTAGTCTTCAGAAACACCAACCAGCGCACCGGTTTCTTCAAGTACCGCCCTAATACAATAACTCTGGCACACGCCTCCCGCACATAAGTTCGGATCGAATGTAATTTGATACGCGCCGCTATTAACAGGATCACACGGTAGTGAACTCATATATCCGTCCGTAACGAGTTCACCTAAATTTGACGTGCCGACACCCGTACACGACGTCGGAGAGCAAACAATATCCCATCCATTGCAGGAATCATTTGGATACCCATTATTACTATCAAAATATAATTCCAAAGCCGTTTGCAATTGGCGCAAATCCGCAAGGCGCCTTGCATCCCGCGAACGCATACGTGCCGTATTTAGACTTGCAAGTACAACACTTGCGAGAAGCCCTATGATGGCAATAACTACAAGAAGCTCGATTAACGTAAACCCCTTTTGTGTTTTATTCATAAAATAAGTAGTTATTAAAAACCGCCAAAAGGAAGATCAGAAGTACCGGGTATGACACTGGGCGCGGGTGTTCGTAGTGTAAGCAGTAAAAGAGCAGAAATAATAATCGCCGTAACAATAATAACGATCATTATTATATAAGCCTGTGATTCATCCTTAATATATCCGCGGGATATATTAACAATAAAACGTGCGATACTCCCCCCTGATTGGGATCTTTCGTACACTAATCGCTCTTCGCCAAAATCAACTTGTCCATCACGTTCTTCCATTTCTTCATTGTACTACAAAGTTATTCCTTACAAAACAATCCTGTGCGTAAACAATGTCTTTCTTTTCCAATGTCTTAATTATACAGCGCAGAATACTTGAATTAGTCCGAACTGCTTTCGCCGCCGAAGATGGGACGAAATATTAACTTTTCCAACGTGGTGCCCTCGGCAGGAATCGAACCTACATTTTATCCTTAGGACGGATTTGTTCTATCCATTGAACTACAAGGGCTTTTATAGGCTGTAGTATACGGTATTTATTGTCGTATATAAACAAAAATAAGTTGAATCATTGTATCACAGGGCAATAACATGGTATATAATATAAGACGACACCCTATTACACGCCCTTGTAGCTCAGTTGGTAGATTGAAGAAGATCCTTCTTCAAGGCCTCGTCTCGCGAAGCGTTTGAGGCGTTAAATTTTAAGAGTTGAACGGAACGATACCCTATTACACGCCCTTGTAGCTCAGTTGGTAGAGCAGCGGCCTCTTAAGCCGACGGTCGTAGGTTCGAACCCTACCGGGGGCACATTGACAAACTATTCTCTCTCATATACCATGTAGAAAAACTATAGGAGGTTTGTTATGACTACATCATCCGCATGCTTCGTGAATGATAGTGCCGTACTTATCCCTGAAAACATCTCTTCGGAGGATATGTTGCAGAGAATAGGAATTAACCCCCTCACTACGAAAGAAAATATGGAGCGATTTATGGTATACACCGCTCAAGAAGAACGCGAGAGGATAAGTAAAAAGTGGGGCGTGCGCACCTCATTCTGCCAGAATGTTTGCGGCATACTTGTTTTAAGTTTAATGGTCTTCTTCTTTTCGTTGCTAGGCCTCATTGCTCTTCCATCCGTAAACCTTGAACCCTTGCACTGGTATTGCGCCCTCCTATGTGCAGTGAGTTTCAGTTATATGTCCTTCACAATTCGCACATTGGTTTGCTTCCGGTGCGTTCGACATAACAGTCTCCTTGTTGTGTCCACCGCAGGCGAACTAAGTGATGATTAGTTGCCCGGGTACAGGGACTACTTCCTTGTACCCGCCATTCTCCCTCT
This window of the Candidatus Ryanbacteria bacterium CG10_big_fil_rev_8_21_14_0_10_43_42 genome carries:
- a CDS encoding 30S ribosomal protein S7, whose amino-acid sequence is MRRKRNYARNIAPDTKWESKRLARFINVIMWDGKKTVAEKVVYDALDIVGKKASVENPITVFDLALDNVAPNVEVRSRRVGGANYQVPVEVRGTRRMALAMRWVISAARARKGMPMAQRLSEEIIAASNNEGTAIKKKQDTHRMADANKAFAHFKF
- a CDS encoding 30S ribosomal protein S12; translation: MPTINQLVRKGRKKVEAKAKTPALRRGFNTLKSRPVDYASPFKRGVCVAVRTMTPKKPNSALRKIARVRLTNGMEVTAYIPGIGHNLQEHSVVLLRGGRVKDLPGVRYHVVRGVLDTSGVEGRKTGRSKYGAKKPKE
- a CDS encoding site-2 protease family protein, which encodes MDDSVIGFIFQIAILIMSVVVHEVSHGFVAYILGDQTAKYAGRLTLNPLNHLDPVGSLLVPAATILFGGFMFGWAKPVPYNPYNLRDQKWGPGLVAAAGPLSNIFIAFIFGSVIRLSGFFPAEISIALTEVAVLVVLINIILAVFNLVPIPPLDGSKVLFSLLPYHLRYIEEFLERYGLFLLLIFIFFFFNLLLPIIGILFRLFTGTSF
- a CDS encoding 50S ribosomal protein L28, with the protein product MTKSCLICEKSSVMGGKRKLLRGHYNPTKWERKYPNLQWATLPSGERVKLCTRCIKRGKHLEHVQ